In Huiozyma naganishii CBS 8797 chromosome 5, complete genome, the genomic window GCAAAATTTCAACTTTGCACCAGGTCTAAGAGCAGTGGGTGTCACGTGCCCTGGAAAAAATGTCCTCTTCTCAGTCTTCATCCTAATATCCGTCTTCCTATCTGATATTGGATGGTTGAAATTTGTGTCATGCACACAGAGACTAGAGCAACGGAACAGATGTACTCGGATGTGGTTCAGTTGCATGAAGGTGTTAATCCCGATTCCGAAAATGGGAAAGTGTTCGAGTCAAAGAAATGGGCCGAAAGGGTCCTAAGAGATAAGTTGCGTGGGGGGGGGATAGCGGATGGGTatagtggtggtggtgatggtgatggtACAGGCGCTAGATCGTTGCTGtctggtagtggtggtgttggACAGAGGGAGAAAGGCGTGCCGTTGCTGCTTTTGAACTATTTCATTGTCAACTCGTTCGAAAGAGCTGCTGTGAGGATGGCTAAAGAGTTGAAGATTTGCAACAGTAATGCGGATATCGCTGAGTTTACTTGCTTGTTTATGATCAGGGAGAGGGCTGTCATCAGGAGGAAGATCAAAGAGGGGAAGATTTTGGAGGCTATGCAACTGATTGACTCACATTTTGGAGTCGATATCCTAGAAACACAGGGGGGCGGTGGTGAGGGTACCGTTGAGAGGGGGGACGGTAACGATGGTGACTTGCAATTCAAATTACTCCTCTTGAACCTCATAGAGATGATAAGGGAACGACAGACTTTGGATTCGCAAATACAGGACTCACAGGCAGACGCGGAGTTTATACAGACACTGATAACTTATTCAAGGGAGAAACTCGCCCTTAGAGCGTCGCTGAATAAAAGTTACATGAACGAATTGGAACTGACAATGACTTTGCTCATGTTCCCAAGGAATACACCTGTGGAGAGTCTGCCAGAACCCTTGAGGAACCTGTTTTCAATCTCGCTGCGGTCAAAGATCGCAAACCTTATCAACACTAAACTTCTGGAAGTCATAGAGTTGCAAGTGTCAAACCAATCGCAATTCCCAAACCTTATCAAGATCAACGAATCGTTGTCGACAAGGGTCCCGCACGCCTTCAGCCAGAACGTCTTGCTTCCGGGACCCACAGATGAGACTAAGAAGGACACGACGGAGGATGCTGCTCGCTCGGGAGGGGCA contains:
- the GID8 gene encoding glucose-induced degradation complex subunit GID8 (similar to Saccharomyces cerevisiae GID8 (YMR135C); ancestral locus Anc_2.396), which gives rise to MVEICVMHTETRATEQMYSDVVQLHEGVNPDSENGKVFESKKWAERVLRDKLRGGGIADGYSGGGDGDGTGARSLLSGSGGVGQREKGVPLLLLNYFIVNSFERAAVRMAKELKICNSNADIAEFTCLFMIRERAVIRRKIKEGKILEAMQLIDSHFGVDILETQGGGGEGTVERGDGNDGDLQFKLLLLNLIEMIRERQTLDSQIQDSQADAEFIQTLITYSREKLALRASLNKSYMNELELTMTLLMFPRNTPVESLPEPLRNLFSISLRSKIANLINTKLLEVIELQVSNQSQFPNLIKINESLSTRVPHAFSQNVLLPGPTDETKKDTTEDAARSGGADTATTTTADPQYWRETKKLLFPQATNTEVDTKHFNSNARLIQVMKLWVWCENQLALNNIHVPTITE